TTCTCACTTCTCAGAAGAGCCAGCGGAAGAAAGAAGCTACAGCGGGCTCTAACAGTAACGATCTAAAGCGttgtttctctgttctgttcttttctttcttccctataGAACATTATAAACATCACTGGTTCCCAGAAAAGCCGTGCAAGGGATCAGGTTACCGTTGTATTCGCATCAACCATAAAATGGATCCTCTGATTGGACAGGCAGCACAGCGGATTGGACTGAGCAGTCAGGAGCTGTTCAGGCTTCTCCCAAGTGAACTCACACTCTGGGTTGACCCCTACGAAGTGTCCTACAGAATTGGAGAGGATGGCTCCATCTGCGTGCTGTACGAAGCCTCACCAGCAGGAGGTAGCACTCAAAACAGCAGCAACGTGCAAATGGTAGACAGCAGAATCAGCTGTAAGGAGGAACTTCTCTTGGGCAGAACAAGCCCTTCCAAAAACTACAATATGATGACTGTATCAGGTTAAGATATAGTCTATGGATGGATCATCTTATAATGGATGGATAAATTTGATTTTTGCTTTGGGTGGGCTCCTCTTGGGGATGGATTATGGAATTTAAACCATGTCACAGCTGTGAAGATCTGGCACAAGATagagtggtaaaaaaaaaaaaatttttttaaagtgacagtGCCATAGTTTGGACAGTACCTTTCAATGATTTAATAGCCTGTGAGTCCAAGTAAACGATCGCTTTATTTGCTAGGGAGTGAAGTCCTAGGGTGGTTTCAGTTTCTCCCAGATGTTACACCTAAATTTTTTCCATCAACCCCTTTAAGGCAAATCTGTATTTCAAAGAACCTTTCTCTGCAGTAGATCTTGCAGAGGAAATTTGCACTATAACACTTGAAAATTGTTAACTTTTTTGGCAGCTCAATAGGAAAGCTCAACATTTTAAATGTGGTAGTACTGGAAATTTTGACAAGACTTTTACCTAGcacttaaatatgtataaatgtacaTAAGACAAACCTAGTAAGCATGACCTGGGGAAATGGTCAGACCTTGTATTGTGTTTTTGGCCTTGAGAGTAGCAAGTGACCAGAATCTGCCATGGCAACAGGCTTTAAAAAAGACCCTTAAAAAGACACTGTCTCAACTGTGGTGATAGCACCAGCCAGCTCTCTGTACATTTGCTAGCTTGTAGTTTTCTAAGACTGAGTAaacttcttatttttagaaagtgGAGGTCTGGTTTGTAACTTTCCTTGTACTTAATTGGGTAAAAGTCTTTTCCACAAACCACCATCTATTTTGTGAACTTTGTTAGTCATCTTTTATTTGGTAAATTATGAACTGGTGTAAATTTGTACAGTTCATGTATATTGATTGTGGCAAAGTTGTAcagatttctatattttggatgagaaatttttcttctctctataaTAAATTGTTTCTTATCTTGGCATTTTAATCAATCTCTTGTCATGATTATAGAGGTTCAGCTATAAAAGATACGTTTCTCAGAAGACTTAGGTCAAATAAGCTATATGAATGTCAGTTGCACATTGGTCATGCTGAAAAACATTTGATAGGAGTGAAGATGATCTGTGTATACATATTTAGGTGTTAGAGGAAACAcagggtaactttttttttttatctataaagTCAAAACATGGACACATTGCCAGGCTTATCTCGTGAAATGAGGATGAGAGACAAAGGTAGCCTCTACCAGACAAAGTGATACTCAAAAGGATTGCGTGTCATTGCTTCCCTGTTGAAGTGAAGATCTAAATGTTCCATTCTGCCCATCTTTGAGAAACCATTATTTTGCCCCATGGAATCCTTGTTCCATTAGAAAGTCCTGGGGTAGATGACCCATAGTCTTAAAGAACAGGCTAATCACTGCAGAGATTGgttgctttttgcttttcatcAGCTGCAAGATTACATAAAAATCACTTAAGCTGGAATTCAACGAAAGGTACGTTTgaatttttattctcaaaagtTGAAATGTGAGTTTTTGATTCCTCCTCTTTGGACTTCTTTCAGATAAATTCTAAGAACCTAAAATAGAGTGCGGGAGTATAGATTACCCCACTACCCCGTATGATAAAAACTTGTTGGTAATTCTTTGGTCGTAGAGGATAACATGGTTCTTCCGTGGAAACTGAAAATGGGGAATTTTGAGTTCTCCTTTACACAGTTAAGTAACTTAGCATATAGTGGCTTTTTAGGGAGGTATTTATGTAAACATGCTCACAGTGGAAATATTTAGCAATTTAGGTTACTTGAAAGCAGTAGAGCCAGATTTGGGGATTGATGAATGATTGATTCTGTAGACTACATAGGAATACACAGCTGAATGTGCAGGTGTTTAGAATACAAACTGTGCGTGTACCTCACAGGTCATTCTTGGGTATTTGCTTTATAACTACAGCCCATCGAACCCCCTTGCCCATTAcggttttatttttcagtgtgttCTTCGAGAAAGCCTCCCAGTTTTTCAGATTTGAATGTGCAATGAAATAACTGGTAGTACAGTCTACCCAGTCTTCACCCCAGTTCTGACCACTATTTGCCAACCGCATCTCCTCTGAAGCCCCGTGGTGCTTAAAGTTCTGCATACTAAATCATTGGACCTGAAGGCCAAGGATCCAGAGAGTTGAGGAATAAATTCTAGTACCTAAAACTTGTGTCCTAGAACCTGTCCTcagatggaaaataatttttgaagattttgacATCAGACTTTTCAGTgcttaaaaagaaatgcagtagGAAGAgaacttaataaacattttagagtTCAGGTGATGTCTGGTATGTAAAGAGCTGTTAAGTTGTGCTTTAAAAATCTTGCAAGCATCACCGAGACCTAGCTTCCGGCTGTTAGCTGTGACTTTAATTTAACCTCATATTCCCCAGACAATTGTCTATGGTACAGTAGCTGGGGTTTCTCGTTCATTGCTTCCGGTCAGTGTTCTGCCTAGCTATTTGGATGGAAACATTTGAGTGTCTGCTGTATGCACACGCAGGTGTGTCCCAGACCTGCCTATGTGTAAAAGCACATTTCTGTGTGCTTTTAAGAAATGTAATAGTGATCACTGAAAAGACTTTTTACACTGCCTGAGATAGTTTCTAAGAAATCCTTTCAAAAGCATTCATTGCCATTCGCACCAAGGGTTCATAATTACTGGCAATACGTTGAGGAATGATACTTTCTGAATTTTAATgagtagttttaaaattatttccttaaccCCAGATGTAAGTACTGTCTTGCTCAATAATGCTGAAGCAAGGCTTACCCTAGTTCAAGCAGGATAATGGGGCTGTCGTCCCCTTCAGTCTGGAATGGGAGTCACTTGTCTGTCTGTACCCTTAATTGGCAAGATTTCTATATTATTAGACTGGAAAGGCCACTAGAAAATCGCTTCCTGGTCCTGTTGCACAGATGATTTCCTCAAGTCACGGTTACCAGTTggaagtagttttgttttgtatttatgttaCAGATCTTGGAATTGGCCTTCATGTTAAAAGGAAGCAGTATTCCTGACTATTCTGGTGTTTAGTAACTAAAGGTTAAAGTGCTGTACTATATATTAAAGTTTAAAGATCATTCCTCTCCCCTTTGCACCCCTGTTTCAGCTAATGTGGTAAGATGTTATTGATAAGCCAGGGGGAGAATTTATCAACAGTTTATTTCAGCTTGTTTGAAGCAATAGATTTCTTCTCTATCTGAAGGTGTAGGGACTGCATGCACAGTGTTTAGTCCCCCACTCAGTCTGTACCTGAACTTTTGTACTTGGCAGCTGCTAAAATACaacaatactttattttttatgtttgaaatgtaACAGTATGAAAAACTTTGGTAGTGAAATAGTTTGTATTCCTAACCGAACTAAGCTGCTTACTGGAGTCCTGAAGTCATTTCTATTGCTACAGATAAGTCAGAGGAATTTATATATGATGATTTATAGTTTCTGGCTATGGCTGTAAGTCttcaacatatatacatacataaacatatttatatttatatttatatacatatataaaaattgtattttttcagagaaaaacataaaatgaagaaacattaagGAAGATCTTATATTTAGTAGTTTTAAGATACTCCTAAGCAGGTAAGCCACAGAGTGTATCAATAGTGAGGTTTGACACCATTTCCTCAACAGTTAATTTCTGGCAGTTTGTTGACTGCAGTTTTACATAAGCTAACCGATTTCTTTTGGTATTGTTCAGTGTTTCAAATGGATAGAAAAATGATAAGGCTTCCAATTTAATTTCCAGTTAAGGATTTTCAATTTTTGTAAGTGTTTTCCTGTCATTTCACAGTTGAATAATCTCACAAGGAACATTCTGGAGTTCAGTTTCTGACTTTTATAGGAGGCTTTTTgtgatatttatcattttaatgttgATGAATATCGAGATTTGTGCAGCAGAGACGTTTGGCAGAGAGTTTGGGAGCTACTACTGTAGGGATTCTGTAATTCATGAATCTGGGACAAAGTCTGCACTCAGTATGTGAACATGCAGGTCAAAGTGGTAGTAAGGTTTATGGCCCATACTAGGTGGAAACTGGGCTTGGGGGAGGATTGGATGGGAAGCATAAATAAAGCATGCTCCTGaaggcatttttaaagaaattcaagtaTAATGCTTAATGTCTTTGTCTatgcattttataaagaaagaatattttctaagCTGTTTTTAACTACTTGATTGTTAGCCTCTTTCCTTGTACCTTTAAAGTTGTGAAGGCCATTTGTGACCCCACTCCTGAAGATGGAAGGGTGATTAAGTGTAGCAGACACCTAACATCACAATAGAGACCACCAGGCAGGAAACAGCAGTGGAGTTAAGTGCATTTCTGTATTTGGAGACCATCACATCAAATGCTAATTATTGTTTCAAATCACAACAGAAGACATGGTCACCTCTGGGTACATTTAGTTTTAATAATTCTCTAGATAGGTGATCTCCAGAGTACCTTTTTGAACGTGTGTGTATAAAAGCATGgtgtattttataaacaaatacacatacagTGGGGGTGTATTCTGTTGATAGGGGTGCGTTGATCAAAACTGTTTAGAGACACTTTCTACGTCATCACTAAGGTAGATGAGTACTGTCTTAATAACTTGTGATTATTACCTTAAGTGATCAGTCTTCAAATGAGAAGCCCTTGTAACATTTCAAAGAGGGTTATCTTGTCTAGTTTTAGCTTACCTGCTTAGGTCCTTATTTGTACAATGAAGATCTCTGTTACAGCAACGGAAACCCCAAATTAAGTGTTCTAGCAATTCAAGGTCTGTGTGCTCCTACATATTAACCTAGGTACTACTGTGTGTCAAAAtctacattttatgttttcagaaattttgtttttaaatgttagggCTCTTGTAACATTTCCTTTACTTGCGCGCATGGTTATAAAAGAACCCTGTTAAGAAAGCTGCCCATCGGTGATTATATTAGCTTTAGTGATTACAGGTTAGCCACAAGTCTCTCTGGTTCTGAGAAATGTCTAAATTTGTAGGAAGGTGAGATGACTGCAAATTGgactttatttgaaaagattctGTAAGTGGACCTAAACCCAAGATGACAAGATTCGACAGTTGCACCACGAACAGGATTGGATACATCTTCCAGTCTTGATTTATGGCCGTGTTGTCCCCTCGGGTCAGTAGACTAGATGGAattgtatttcctataaattaCACTTGTGAGCCCTCAAGTTACCAACGTACATTTCTTATTTGACCTCCCACCAACTGGGTGAGCTTGGCAGGTAGGTAGGTGGGCATTTTTTAATCTGCATGTTGTAGATGGAAAGCTGAGGCTTAGGGAGTTTAAGTCTTCTGCCCCAGACTCAGACGGCTAGTAAATAGCTCGTTCATAAATTGAACTTGGTCTTTGGACCCCAGAACCCGAGCTCTTAACTATCTTCCGGTATATTGAGGAGTATAATTTATTCATGGTGTTTCAGTGTTGGAACATGcaggttttgatttctttttgctaGCATTGGTCATTTTCTGCCATCAAGCCCTTTCGCTCTCCAGTCTCACAAGGCATAGAACTGTTTTAAAAGGAGGCTTCTTTCTTCAGGAGGCATTTGGGAATTAGTATAAAGAACACTAGTCTTGGACTCAGAAAAATGAGCTGGAATGCAGGCCTGTACCAGCTACCAGCTTGGGACTTTGGACAATTTGCCTAGCCTCTCTGTGCCCACCACCCCATATGTAAAATGGGATACAAATAAGCCTGTTAAACATGAAAATAACTAGCAAAGAATGGTTGGATTCTTGGAAGTTGAATACACCATCTCATGGAGGCGAATTGAGCAGattgttttctcagtttcttaaaaatctgaTGTCACTGTGATTGTTCAGAGTTTCTTGAAAGTCAGCTTTAGCCAAGAGCTATAAGAAATGTACTTGTGTTTTTTGAAATACtatgggaaggaaaaatggaCTCCTTTCTTAAAAGTGGAACTATGGGCAACCCAGGTGTTGCCTATTCGCAGACTTTCCTGAGCTGCGTCCTTAACGTAGTGCTTTTCAGAGCTATTTTCTCAGTAAAGGACACAAAAGGATTCCCTTTGCATCTTCCGTCTATCTCTAGCTCCTTCCATTGAGAGATGGGACGAGCAAGCTTGTGTGGCCCGGCAGCCCCGTGCAGGGCAAGTTTGTGAGCTTTATCTTGTCTAAACCTTGTGTCTCTCTGCTGTATGAAGTAAGTTGACTTTTCCCAGGGTTTGCGGTCCTTTCAGCCCTTGGTACTTGGCCATACTTTTGTTtcaaacagtggttttcaaacagaACTCGGTGGTTCTTGATCTCAAGTTCTTAATCTAGAGTGGTGTGAGTACTTCCTTCACCGCAACGAAAAGCAGTCTTTTCTTAAGTTACCAGTCTGGCTTTGAGTTTCTTGGGCTGTAAGCTGATGCAACGTTTGCTTGAATCGCTAATAATGTGAACTGACTTCTTCTAGTTAGTCATAAATGAATCAGTAACCATGcgttctttttaatttaaactctaGTCCCTTTTTCTGTGTGAATGTACCAGTCATCTGTACTGGGTCCCCAGCTCAGTGCTGGATTGTAAAGTGTTACTGCAGACCTCAGTGAAGCAGGTACTCAGCCGGAAGAGCTTCTTGCTAATTTATTTTGCAATAGTATGGAAAACAAAGGGCCCCATTCTTAAAAGAACCTCAAGATACTTAGAGGCAAAATTTCCCTGACCTTTTCAGAAGTCTTGCATCTCCAAGTTCTCTGCTTGGAGTCATGGGTAGCCTTGTAAATTAG
This genomic interval from Mustela erminea isolate mMusErm1 chromosome 6, mMusErm1.Pri, whole genome shotgun sequence contains the following:
- the BTG1 gene encoding protein BTG1 — encoded protein: MHPFYTRAATMIGEIAAAVSFISKFLRTKGLTSERQLQTFSQSLQELLAEHYKHHWFPEKPCKGSGYRCIRINHKMDPLIGQAAQRIGLSSQELFRLLPSELTLWVDPYEVSYRIGEDGSICVLYEASPAGGSTQNSSNVQMVDSRISCKEELLLGRTSPSKNYNMMTVSG